From the genome of Sphingopyxis sp. DBS4:
GCATTGCCGACGAGCGCGAGCCCGATGCCGGTGTTGCCCGCCGTCCCCTCGACGATCGTCCCGCCGGGGCGCAGGCTGCCGTTCGCTTCGGCATCGCGGACGATATAGAGTGCGGCGCGGTCCTTCACCGATCCGCCGGGGTTGGCATATTCGCACTTGCCCCAGATTTCGCATCCCGTCGCCTTGCTGGGGCCTTCGAGCAGGACGAGCGGGGTGTTGCCGATGAGGTCCAGGCTGGTTTTGGCAATAGTCATGCCCTTGATCTAGGACCGCCGCCCCAGCGCCGCAAGACAGCTTCGCTTGCCCCAAGCACAGGCCCACTTCGTCGACCAACGGGGCACGAGCGCCGACGAACGGCATCCATCGTCGCTGCACAACCCTTGTCATTGTAACAGTATATCATTACTGGCGTCGGCGACTTGCCGTCCCGAACAACAGGAATCCCCTTCATGCGCCTTCTCTCCTCCACCGGTTTCACGCTCGCCCTGATGATCGCCGCCCCCGCCTTTGCGCAGGATGCCGCGCCGCAGCCGACCGGCGACGACGATTATCACACCGACCAGGCGATCGTCGTCACCGCGCCCTACGTCCGCAGCCTCGACATCCTCGGCAATGTCTCGGTGATGGAGGGCGAGAAGCTGGCGCAGGATATCCGCGGCCAGATCGGCGACACGCTCGCCGCACAGCCCGGTGTTTCATCGAGCAGCTTCTCCCCCGGCGCCTCGCGCCCGATCCTGCGCGGCTTTTCGGGCGAGCGCGCGGCGGTGCTGGTCGACGGGCTCGGCGCGATCGACGCCTCCTCGACCTCGGCCGACCATGCGGTGTCGATCGATCCGCTGACCGCCGAGCGCATCGAGATCCTGCGTGGCCCCTCGGTGCTGCTCTTTTCGAGCCAGGCGGTCGGCGGCGCGGTCAATGTCTTCGACCGCCGCATCCCGCGCAGCATTCCCGAAAGCCCCTTCCACCTCGATGCGCTCGCGAGCTACGGCACCGCCGCCGACGACAAGAGCATCGGCGCCTCGATCGACGTGCCGGTCGGCCAGCGCTTCGTCGTCCACGCCGACGGCAATTATCGCGATTCGAACAATGTCCGCGTCGGCGGGCTGATCTATGCCCCTGCCCTGCGCGCGCATCTGCTCGACCTCGCGGCCGACGCGACCGCCGACGGCGATGCCGACGAGGCGGCGCGGCTGACCGACGCCGCGAACAGCCGCGGCAAGGTGCCGAACAGCCAGAGCACCAGCAAAAGCGCCGGCGTCGGCGCCGCCTTCATCGACGACGGCGGCTCGCTCGGGATCAGCTTCGGCTATCTCGCGGATGAATATGGCATCCCGCCGCGCGCCGACATCGACGAGGTGCCGACGATCAAGGCGCGCCAGTATCGCGTCGACTTGCGCGGCGAGGTCGAGCTCGGCGACGGACTGTTCGAGAAATTGCGCGTGCGCGGCGCCTATGCCGACTATGCCCATACCGAATTCGACGATGGCGAGCCCGGAACCCGCTTCACCAACCGCGGCATCGAGGCGCGCGCCGAACTGGCGCAGAACGACCGCGGCGGCTGGCGCGGCGCGAGCGGCGTCCAGTACAGCTTCCGAGACTTCGCGGCGATCGGCGACGAAGCCTTCCTGCCCGCGAACGAAACGACGCGCATCGCGGCCTTCACGCTGCAGGAACTCGAACGCGGTCCGGTGACACTCGAAGGTGCGCTGCGCCTCGAAAAGTCCCAGGTCCGCGCCGAAAGCATCGGCTTCGACCGCTCGTTCAGCAGCCTGTCGGGTGCGGCTGGGCTCAGCTATCAGCTCGCCGATGGGCTCAAGGCCAGCGTCTCGATCTCGCGCAGCGAGCGCGCGCCCTCGGCCGAAGAACTGCTGTCCGACGGCCCGCAC
Proteins encoded in this window:
- a CDS encoding TonB-dependent receptor; translation: MRLLSSTGFTLALMIAAPAFAQDAAPQPTGDDDYHTDQAIVVTAPYVRSLDILGNVSVMEGEKLAQDIRGQIGDTLAAQPGVSSSSFSPGASRPILRGFSGERAAVLVDGLGAIDASSTSADHAVSIDPLTAERIEILRGPSVLLFSSQAVGGAVNVFDRRIPRSIPESPFHLDALASYGTAADDKSIGASIDVPVGQRFVVHADGNYRDSNNVRVGGLIYAPALRAHLLDLAADATADGDADEAARLTDAANSRGKVPNSQSTSKSAGVGAAFIDDGGSLGISFGYLADEYGIPPRADIDEVPTIKARQYRVDLRGEVELGDGLFEKLRVRGAYADYAHTEFDDGEPGTRFTNRGIEARAELAQNDRGGWRGASGVQYSFRDFAAIGDEAFLPANETTRIAAFTLQELERGPVTLEGALRLEKSQVRAESIGFDRSFSSLSGAAGLSYQLADGLKASVSISRSERAPSAEELLSDGPHAATLTYERGNPNFAKETSWGGEASLKFKRDGWSAGLTGYASRFDNFIYETDTGLIADDLPLFEFRQNKARVWGFEFEGAAPLAQIGGFHIGADATADMTRAKIVDGPYVPRIPPLRIRGGIEASSERLDARAEVEWTDDQTRIAAFETPTKGFTLVNASLTWRPLPETRHLSLTLAADNIFDVDARRHASFTKDYVPLAGRDIRITARASF